A region of Abditibacteriota bacterium DNA encodes the following proteins:
- the trpS gene encoding tryptophan--tRNA ligase: MSSHKKRMLSGMQPTGIPHIGNLEGAISNWVKYQDEYDSYLFIADWHSLTTLYANTERIADYREEVALDVLAAGLDPDKCAFFVQSDVKEHAELHLLLSMITPISWLERVPTFKEKKDNVLGGEQASYGLMGYPVLMSADILIYKADVVPVGRDQLPHLELCREIGRRFNVHYGDVFPECAGLMTSIPAMPGLDGRKMSKSYDNAIYVSDDADTTWQKVRSMFTDPVKIRKDDPGHPDGCAVCAMLNIYRPDNDAQLRNECAAGHMGCMQCKKQLAEILNERLRPIRERRSELADNMDYVRKALADGAEKASATAAETMKEVRSAMNMKD, from the coding sequence ATGAGTTCACACAAAAAACGCATGCTCTCCGGAATGCAGCCTACGGGCATTCCCCATATAGGCAACCTGGAGGGAGCCATCAGCAACTGGGTCAAATATCAGGATGAATATGACAGCTATCTGTTCATAGCCGATTGGCACTCTCTGACCACTCTGTATGCCAACACCGAGCGCATAGCCGATTACAGAGAGGAGGTCGCTCTGGACGTGCTGGCAGCGGGGCTGGATCCGGACAAGTGCGCCTTTTTCGTCCAGTCGGACGTGAAGGAGCACGCCGAGCTGCATCTTTTGCTGAGTATGATCACGCCTATCTCATGGCTGGAGCGGGTCCCTACCTTCAAGGAAAAAAAGGACAACGTGCTGGGCGGCGAGCAGGCCAGCTATGGTCTGATGGGCTATCCCGTGCTCATGAGCGCCGACATCCTGATCTACAAGGCCGACGTGGTGCCTGTGGGCAGGGATCAGCTGCCCCATCTGGAGCTGTGCAGGGAGATAGGACGCAGGTTCAACGTCCATTACGGAGACGTGTTTCCGGAATGCGCCGGCCTCATGACCTCTATACCCGCCATGCCCGGACTGGACGGCCGCAAGATGAGCAAGAGCTATGACAACGCCATATACGTGTCCGACGACGCCGATACTACCTGGCAAAAGGTGCGGAGCATGTTCACGGATCCCGTGAAGATCAGAAAGGACGATCCGGGTCATCCCGACGGTTGCGCCGTGTGCGCTATGCTGAATATATACAGGCCCGACAATGACGCGCAGCTCAGAAACGAGTGCGCTGCCGGGCACATGGGCTGTATGCAATGCAAGAAACAGCTTGCCGAGATTTTGAACGAAAGGCTGAGGCCTATCAGAGAGCGTCGAAGCGAGCTGGCTGATAATATGGATTATGTTCGGAAGGCTCTGGCCGACGGCGCAGAAAAGGCTTCTGCCACCGCCGCCGAGACTATGAAAGAAGTTCGTTCGGCAATGAACATGAAAGATTAG
- a CDS encoding malate dehydrogenase, giving the protein MSKPLVVTITGAAGQIGYALAFRIAAGELFGKNRSVELRLLDLDMEAIVKRLTGLQYELDDCAFDTLAKTVITTDTDEAFKDSDAVFLVGSRPRTQGMERRDLLGANIAIFKTQGKAINDNAKRDVKVLVVGNPVNTNCYIAIQNAPDLTKENFTAMLRLDHNRAIGLLSHKAGCHPRDIKKMTIWGNHSKSQVPDISNCEFHGKKVSGVVDGDWVSNEFIPRVKARGQEILELRGASSAGSAANAAICHMKNWYFGTPEGDWVTMGVMSDGSYGIPEGYVYGFPVVCRDGKYEIVQGLDIDDGLRTEMMRSFEEIKEEADTAKELLG; this is encoded by the coding sequence ATGTCAAAACCGTTAGTTGTTACGATCACCGGCGCTGCCGGCCAGATAGGTTATGCTCTTGCGTTCAGAATAGCCGCCGGAGAGCTCTTCGGGAAAAACCGTTCCGTGGAGCTGAGGCTTTTGGATCTCGATATGGAAGCCATTGTCAAAAGGCTCACCGGACTCCAGTATGAGCTGGACGACTGCGCTTTTGATACCCTGGCAAAGACAGTCATCACCACCGATACCGACGAGGCCTTCAAAGACAGCGACGCCGTGTTTCTCGTAGGCTCCCGCCCCCGGACTCAGGGAATGGAGCGCAGGGATCTGCTGGGCGCCAATATCGCCATATTCAAGACTCAGGGCAAGGCCATCAATGACAACGCCAAGCGGGACGTGAAGGTGCTGGTAGTGGGCAATCCGGTGAATACCAACTGCTACATAGCCATTCAGAACGCCCCGGACCTGACCAAAGAGAATTTTACTGCCATGCTGCGCCTTGACCACAACAGGGCCATAGGCCTTTTGTCCCACAAGGCAGGCTGTCATCCCAGAGACATCAAGAAGATGACCATATGGGGCAATCATTCCAAGAGTCAGGTCCCCGATATTTCCAACTGCGAATTCCACGGAAAAAAGGTGTCCGGAGTGGTGGACGGAGACTGGGTCAGCAATGAGTTTATCCCCAGGGTCAAGGCCAGGGGTCAGGAGATACTGGAGCTCCGGGGAGCATCCTCGGCAGGCTCTGCCGCCAATGCCGCCATTTGCCATATGAAAAACTGGTACTTCGGTACCCCCGAAGGCGACTGGGTCACCATGGGCGTCATGTCCGACGGCAGCTACGGTATTCCCGAAGGCTACGTGTACGGCTTCCCCGTGGTGTGCAGGGACGGCAAATATGAGATCGTTCAGGGGCTCGACATAGACGACGGGCTCCGGACCGAGATGATGAGATCCTTTGAGGAGATCAAGGAAGAGGCAGATACTGCGAAGGAGCTGTTAGGATAA
- the nifU gene encoding Fe-S cluster assembly scaffold protein NifU — MPEKYSNKVMEHFMNPRNVGEIEDPDGVGTVGNPVCGDIMKMFIKVEDGVITDVKFKTFGCGAAIATSSMSTEMIKGKTIDEALTLTNAAVAEALGGLPKVKMHCSVLAEQAIKKAISDYLEKTTGKGLDLPEEEHACPVEHKDK, encoded by the coding sequence ATGCCTGAAAAATATTCAAACAAAGTCATGGAGCACTTCATGAATCCCCGCAACGTGGGGGAGATAGAAGACCCCGACGGAGTGGGCACCGTAGGCAATCCCGTGTGCGGTGATATCATGAAGATGTTCATCAAGGTGGAGGACGGAGTCATCACTGACGTGAAGTTCAAGACCTTTGGCTGCGGAGCCGCTATAGCCACCAGCTCCATGTCCACCGAGATGATCAAGGGCAAGACCATCGACGAGGCTCTTACCCTCACCAATGCTGCAGTGGCAGAGGCCCTGGGAGGGCTTCCCAAGGTAAAAATGCACTGCTCGGTGCTGGCGGAGCAGGCCATCAAAAAGGCCATCAGCGATTATTTGGAAAAGACTACCGGCAAGGGGCTGGACCTGCCCGAAGAGGAGCATGCCTGCCCTGTGGAACACAAGGATAAATAA
- the lysA gene encoding diaminopimelate decarboxylase — MLFDNQTINSKGHLEINGCDTVELAREFGTPLYVMDEDMLRSNCRRYVQAFKSEYPEADVAYASKAFTLVGMCRLVREEGMWLDAASQGELYTAILAGCEPVKILLHGNFKTEAELSDAVRYGVKVVCDSFMEIEQLAEKSRKAGKKTQVLVRCNPGVNPHTHTMIATGQEDSKFGFNIKSGEAMEAIRKVLAKDSLVFKGIHSHIGSQLLDAEPFRAVAPVVADFCAAILGETGAAPEYMDLGGGLGVRYTEEDKPLSIEAFAAIVTDGVKKAFSSRSVPLPHLLVEPGRSIVAEAGTTLYTVGLPKQVSLAEEPFSRIYVPVDGGLSDNPRPALYDAKYTAMIANRADRPKDTLCTVSGRHCETDCLFADILLQKAEWGDIMAVQTTGAYGHSMASNYNRFMRPAVVFVSGGSARLVSRRETLEDLVKCDVI; from the coding sequence ATGCTTTTTGACAATCAGACCATCAACAGCAAGGGTCATCTGGAAATAAACGGGTGCGATACAGTGGAGCTCGCCCGGGAGTTCGGTACGCCTCTTTACGTCATGGATGAGGACATGCTCCGGTCCAACTGCCGCCGCTACGTGCAGGCCTTCAAGTCCGAATATCCCGAGGCCGACGTGGCCTACGCCAGCAAGGCTTTTACTCTGGTGGGTATGTGCCGTCTGGTCAGGGAAGAAGGCATGTGGCTGGACGCCGCTTCGCAGGGAGAGCTCTACACGGCCATACTGGCCGGCTGCGAGCCGGTCAAGATCCTGCTCCACGGCAATTTCAAGACGGAGGCCGAGCTCTCCGACGCAGTCCGTTATGGCGTCAAGGTCGTATGCGATTCGTTTATGGAGATCGAGCAGTTGGCAGAAAAATCCCGCAAGGCCGGCAAAAAGACTCAGGTGCTGGTCAGATGCAATCCCGGCGTGAATCCTCACACCCACACCATGATAGCCACCGGACAGGAGGACTCGAAGTTCGGCTTCAACATCAAGTCGGGCGAAGCCATGGAGGCCATCAGGAAAGTCCTTGCCAAGGACAGCCTGGTCTTCAAGGGTATCCACAGTCATATAGGCAGTCAGCTCCTGGATGCAGAGCCCTTCAGGGCGGTCGCTCCCGTAGTGGCGGACTTCTGCGCCGCTATCCTGGGGGAGACCGGCGCAGCCCCGGAGTATATGGACCTGGGCGGCGGTCTGGGAGTGAGATATACAGAGGAGGACAAGCCTCTGTCCATCGAAGCATTTGCCGCGATTGTCACAGACGGAGTCAAAAAGGCTTTTTCCTCCCGGTCTGTCCCTCTGCCTCATTTGCTGGTGGAGCCCGGCCGTTCCATAGTCGCCGAGGCGGGGACCACCCTCTATACGGTGGGTCTTCCCAAGCAGGTCTCTCTGGCCGAGGAGCCTTTTTCCAGAATATACGTGCCGGTGGACGGAGGTCTCTCCGACAATCCCAGGCCGGCTCTTTATGATGCCAAATATACCGCTATGATAGCAAACCGGGCCGACAGGCCCAAGGACACCCTCTGCACCGTGTCCGGCAGACACTGCGAGACAGACTGTCTGTTTGCCGACATCCTGCTGCAAAAGGCAGAGTGGGGCGACATAATGGCTGTCCAGACTACGGGAGCCTACGGCCACAGTATGGCGTCCAATTACAACAGGTTCATGCGGCCTGCCGTGGTGTTTGTCAGCGGCGGCAGCGCCAGGCTGGTGTCGAGAAGGGAGACTCTCGAGGACCTGGTAAAGTGCGACGTGATCTGA
- a CDS encoding site-2 protease family protein gives MEMNFLQRGIYFLIALLIGFSVHEFAHAYVAYKCGDSTAKLQGRLTLNPAKHLDAVGAIFLVFMAFAGFGLAWGKPVPVNTQNLRNPRRDEMLVSAAGITANLLTAFAAGLLVRLCIDSLPHSALAFFIILVSVNVSLAIFNLIPIYPLDGSRLLLGFMSYNAANRYMIFMQKYYLIVFIAFLGFLYSPLKVLITIPMEMLVRLFVGI, from the coding sequence ATGGAAATGAATTTTTTGCAAAGGGGCATCTATTTTCTCATAGCCCTTTTGATAGGCTTCAGCGTTCACGAGTTTGCCCACGCATACGTGGCTTACAAGTGCGGCGACAGCACCGCCAAGCTGCAAGGCAGGCTGACTCTGAATCCTGCCAAGCATCTGGATGCGGTGGGCGCCATATTTCTCGTGTTTATGGCCTTTGCCGGCTTTGGCCTCGCCTGGGGCAAGCCGGTGCCGGTGAACACCCAGAACCTGCGGAATCCCCGCAGAGACGAGATGCTGGTGTCCGCGGCGGGGATCACAGCCAATCTGCTGACCGCCTTTGCTGCCGGACTGCTGGTGCGGCTGTGTATCGACAGCCTGCCCCATTCGGCGCTGGCCTTCTTTATCATTCTCGTCTCTGTAAACGTGTCTCTGGCTATATTTAACTTGATACCTATATATCCGCTGGACGGCTCCAGACTGCTCCTGGGCTTTATGAGCTACAATGCGGCCAACCGCTATATGATATTTATGCAGAAGTATTATCTCATAGTGTTCATAGCGTTTCTCGGCTTTTTGTACAGCCCGCTGAAGGTGCTCATCACCATTCCCATGGAGATGCTGGTCCGTCTGTTCGTCGGGATTTGA
- the nadE gene encoding NAD(+) synthase, which translates to MNIKLYAAQTKPAPGALKDNTDNILRHIADAKKAGADIIAFSYGSLTGLNMKGLMENSQFVESVQGYNDLIKAAAGDIRILLPTVIPEGEACMYYYKDEEIVFPVSMDENFNNDAERIVINGTEISVNPDIPDSELCIFTAPIVFSKEIDFESLLMQLLAGFDKTVLCLNSVGFSNGAVFVGSSFGVSEEKLFYREESFCEKGALLDLSDKAGAPIYDKKSGIEAVFKAICMSISAFVESAGFPGVCLGMSGGIDSAVVGALAVNALGADRVRCLIMPSEFSSAATMGDAEVICRRLNVRYDVIDIKPLVESYVHSLAPVFGGSLKEITMENLQARTRGMLNMALSNDQGHAVLVTGNKSELAMGYATMYGDTAGALAPIMDLYKHEVYELADYINRISKTEVIPQTIIDRAPSAELRPNQKDSDTLPDYKILDALLYMLIEENATVREAAEETGADIALAEKVFGMLCRAEFKRHQYPLGVIVSKSSFGFDAYWDYPIMNKYRP; encoded by the coding sequence ATGAACATCAAGCTGTACGCCGCGCAGACCAAGCCTGCTCCCGGCGCATTAAAGGACAACACAGACAACATATTGCGCCACATAGCCGACGCCAAAAAGGCAGGCGCCGATATTATAGCCTTTTCCTACGGCTCTCTCACAGGCCTCAACATGAAAGGCCTCATGGAAAACAGTCAGTTCGTGGAATCGGTCCAGGGATACAATGACCTCATCAAGGCGGCCGCCGGGGATATCCGCATCCTGCTGCCCACGGTCATACCTGAGGGCGAGGCGTGCATGTATTACTATAAGGACGAGGAGATCGTATTTCCCGTCAGCATGGACGAGAACTTCAACAATGACGCGGAGCGCATAGTCATCAACGGCACGGAGATATCGGTGAATCCGGATATCCCCGATTCGGAGCTGTGCATCTTCACTGCCCCCATCGTCTTCAGCAAGGAGATAGACTTTGAGAGCCTGCTGATGCAGCTTTTGGCCGGCTTTGACAAGACGGTGCTGTGTCTCAACTCCGTGGGCTTTTCCAACGGAGCCGTATTCGTCGGATCCTCCTTTGGGGTGTCCGAAGAAAAGCTGTTCTACAGAGAAGAGAGCTTTTGCGAAAAGGGCGCTTTGCTGGATCTGTCCGACAAGGCCGGCGCCCCCATATATGACAAAAAGTCCGGCATAGAGGCAGTCTTCAAAGCCATTTGCATGTCCATATCAGCTTTTGTGGAGTCTGCAGGCTTCCCCGGCGTCTGCCTGGGCATGTCGGGAGGCATAGACTCTGCCGTAGTCGGCGCTCTGGCAGTCAACGCTCTGGGAGCCGACCGGGTCCGCTGCCTCATCATGCCCTCCGAGTTCTCCTCTGCGGCCACCATGGGCGACGCTGAAGTGATCTGCCGCAGGCTGAACGTCCGGTACGACGTCATCGATATCAAGCCCCTGGTGGAGAGCTACGTCCACTCGCTGGCTCCCGTCTTTGGAGGCAGCCTGAAGGAGATCACTATGGAGAATCTCCAGGCGAGGACCAGAGGCATGCTCAACATGGCTCTCTCCAACGATCAGGGGCACGCGGTCCTGGTGACGGGCAACAAGAGTGAGCTGGCCATGGGATATGCCACCATGTACGGAGACACGGCAGGAGCCCTGGCGCCCATCATGGACCTCTACAAGCACGAGGTCTATGAGCTGGCAGACTACATCAACCGTATCAGCAAGACGGAGGTCATCCCCCAGACTATCATCGACCGGGCTCCCTCTGCCGAGCTGAGGCCCAACCAGAAGGACAGCGATACCCTGCCGGACTACAAGATACTGGACGCTCTGCTCTATATGCTCATCGAAGAAAACGCTACTGTCAGGGAGGCTGCCGAAGAGACGGGCGCCGACATAGCCCTGGCAGAAAAGGTGTTCGGCATGTTGTGCCGGGCAGAATTCAAGAGGCACCAGTATCCGCTGGGCGTCATAGTGTCCAAGTCCAGCTTCGGCTTTGATGCCTATTGGGATTATCCCATCATGAACAAATACAGACCATGA
- a CDS encoding NifU family protein: MTEEAISKVKECIEAIRPNLQADGGDIEFVEVVDDIVKVKLHGACHGCPHAAMTLQSIVENVITEVVPEVKGIENVDF, translated from the coding sequence ATGACCGAGGAAGCTATCAGCAAAGTAAAAGAATGCATCGAGGCCATCAGGCCCAACCTGCAGGCGGACGGCGGTGACATAGAATTTGTGGAGGTCGTTGACGACATCGTCAAGGTCAAGCTCCACGGAGCCTGCCACGGCTGTCCTCACGCGGCAATGACTCTGCAGAGCATTGTCGAGAATGTGATCACCGAAGTGGTCCCCGAAGTCAAGGGGATCGAGAACGTGGACTTTTGA
- the rbsK gene encoding ribokinase: protein MKILVVGSSNTDMTALVPSIPGPGETVVGSGFRVTLGGKGANQAVACVRQGAATAFVTALGNDSFGDTLTDSFVREGMQTDCIVRKPVHSGVALIFVDENGENSIGVAAGANSLLSPEDIDAADSCFEEGGILLLQLEIPMDTVVYACRKAKSKNMTVILNPAPAAAIPPELLRYTDIITPNEHELDRIGKTPAELFEAGVSLVVNTLGSRGARVISPDESYTVPAYKVRAVDTVGAGDCFNGVLAASLAKGMDVREAVHRAVAAAALAVTREGAQAAMPTGEETDAFIRAHR from the coding sequence ATGAAGATACTCGTAGTAGGCTCCAGCAACACGGACATGACTGCGCTGGTGCCGTCCATCCCCGGACCCGGGGAGACCGTGGTAGGCTCGGGTTTTCGGGTGACCCTGGGAGGCAAGGGCGCCAATCAGGCTGTAGCCTGCGTCCGACAGGGCGCTGCTACCGCCTTTGTGACTGCTCTGGGCAACGACTCCTTTGGCGATACTCTGACAGACTCTTTTGTGCGGGAGGGCATGCAGACGGACTGCATAGTCCGCAAGCCCGTTCACAGCGGCGTGGCTCTCATATTTGTGGATGAGAACGGCGAGAACTCCATCGGAGTGGCTGCCGGAGCCAACAGCCTGCTGTCTCCGGAGGATATAGACGCAGCTGACTCCTGCTTTGAGGAGGGCGGCATATTGCTCCTGCAGCTGGAGATACCCATGGACACGGTGGTCTATGCCTGCCGCAAGGCCAAGTCAAAGAATATGACCGTGATACTCAACCCCGCGCCCGCCGCCGCTATCCCGCCGGAGCTGCTCCGCTATACCGATATCATCACCCCCAACGAGCATGAGCTGGACCGGATAGGCAAGACTCCCGCAGAGCTCTTCGAAGCCGGCGTGAGCCTGGTGGTCAATACCCTCGGGAGCAGGGGAGCAAGAGTGATCTCGCCCGACGAGAGCTACACAGTGCCTGCATACAAGGTCAGGGCTGTGGACACAGTGGGAGCCGGAGACTGCTTCAACGGAGTCCTGGCGGCGTCCCTGGCTAAGGGGATGGACGTGAGAGAGGCTGTACACAGAGCTGTGGCAGCGGCTGCCCTTGCGGTGACCCGGGAGGGCGCTCAGGCTGCCATGCCCACGGGGGAGGAGACGGACGCATTCATCCGCGCTCACAGATAG
- a CDS encoding amidophosphoribosyltransferase: MSYPFQIKNEVNDECGIFGIFGPGDAKEISRIAFFGIFALQHRGQESAGIATTDGHEIFMHREQGLVNQIFTEQNLRELKGYAAICHTRYSATGASVKRNIQPMVAYTRYGEIALAHNGDMVNTAEIREMLKTKGIDFDTTSDSEVLLRLISLSDKPTIQEAISQAMGVVKGAYAAVVLTKNEVIGFKDPKGIRPLSLGRLDDGTPAIASESCSFSTIGGSVVRELEPGEIVTLNKQGVSSVAGQPKQGNALCIFEYVYIARPDSNLNGIPVHLARKRMGEELAKECPIDGCDLVFPIPNTGVQAAVGLAEASGVPFAQAIVKNHYIHRTFIRPHQSMRENAVKMKLIPLKELLEGKKVVMVDDSIVRGTTIGPTIDLIRGAGAKEVHVRIACPMYLYPCFYGIDTCNRDELIATRMSLEEIRRHIGADSLGYLSMEGLFKAVGGDAEHTCCAACLNGKYPVDIPEEYKISKKLYE, from the coding sequence ATGAGCTATCCTTTCCAGATCAAAAATGAAGTCAACGACGAGTGCGGCATATTCGGCATTTTCGGTCCCGGGGATGCAAAGGAAATATCGCGCATAGCCTTTTTCGGCATTTTTGCTCTGCAGCACAGAGGACAGGAGAGCGCCGGCATCGCTACCACAGACGGTCATGAGATATTCATGCACAGAGAGCAGGGGCTGGTCAATCAGATCTTTACCGAGCAGAATCTGAGAGAGCTGAAGGGCTACGCCGCCATCTGTCACACCAGATATTCCGCCACCGGAGCCAGCGTCAAGAGAAACATACAGCCCATGGTGGCCTACACCCGATACGGTGAGATAGCTCTGGCCCACAACGGCGATATGGTCAATACAGCAGAGATACGGGAGATGCTGAAGACCAAGGGCATAGACTTTGACACCACCTCTGATTCGGAGGTGCTGCTCAGACTCATATCTCTTTCCGACAAGCCCACCATACAGGAAGCCATCAGTCAGGCTATGGGCGTGGTGAAGGGAGCCTACGCGGCCGTGGTGCTCACCAAGAATGAAGTCATCGGCTTCAAGGACCCCAAGGGTATCAGACCTCTGTCCCTGGGCAGGCTGGACGACGGTACTCCCGCCATCGCGTCGGAGTCCTGCTCCTTCAGCACCATAGGCGGCAGCGTGGTCAGAGAGCTGGAGCCCGGCGAGATAGTCACCCTGAACAAGCAAGGTGTTTCTTCTGTGGCTGGGCAGCCCAAACAGGGGAACGCCCTCTGTATATTTGAATACGTGTACATAGCCCGTCCCGACAGCAATCTGAACGGCATACCGGTCCATCTGGCCAGAAAGAGGATGGGCGAGGAGCTGGCTAAGGAATGTCCCATTGACGGCTGCGACCTGGTGTTTCCCATCCCCAATACTGGCGTGCAGGCGGCTGTAGGTCTGGCGGAAGCCAGCGGAGTGCCCTTTGCGCAGGCCATCGTCAAGAATCACTACATCCACAGGACCTTTATCAGACCTCATCAGAGCATGAGAGAAAACGCCGTGAAGATGAAGCTGATCCCACTCAAGGAGCTGTTGGAAGGCAAAAAGGTGGTCATGGTGGACGACAGTATAGTCAGAGGGACCACCATAGGCCCCACCATCGACCTTATAAGAGGCGCCGGAGCCAAAGAGGTACACGTCAGGATAGCCTGTCCCATGTATCTGTATCCCTGCTTCTACGGCATAGATACCTGCAACAGAGATGAGCTGATCGCCACAAGGATGAGCCTGGAGGAGATACGCAGGCACATAGGCGCCGACAGTCTGGGCTATCTGTCCATGGAGGGCCTCTTCAAGGCAGTGGGCGGCGACGCCGAGCATACCTGCTGCGCCGCCTGTCTCAACGGCAAATATCCTGTGGATATACCCGAGGAATACAAGATCAGCAAAAAACTGTACGAATAG
- a CDS encoding fucose isomerase, translated as MINTPDVKMCVVGVSRDCFAQSLTRSRLDGVCRSLGEKGFDICRLNTIIEHEDDTLKALDEARAAGANCAVVYLGNFGPEGPETIFAREFDGPVMFCAAAEETSDGLEDLRGDAFCGLLNASYNLKLRGVRAYIPKEPVGLPGEVADMILGFVPIARVLLGIRGLKIFGFGPRPQDFYACNAPIGPLYKLGVEVMENSELDLLYYYNNVSTAEADAIEKDMAAELGAGNNYPGVLSRLARFEIALTKFMEENLGTRSFGVFANKCWPSFEEFFGFVPCYVNSRLAMRGIPVACEVDMFGALSEYMCQLATLKPATILDINNTVPPDMAEGRDLAGCRARDLFMGFHCGNTCSSCMENYSMKYQKIMKNNLEPDTEPDITRGTIEGKLKPGKVTLFRLQGDIESRLMSYIAQGSVLDIEPRTFGSTGVIAVPGMSRFYRNVLVEKGYPHHSAIAFDHAASTLFEAVKLLGVTDISYPRECLYAGENPF; from the coding sequence ATGATCAACACACCCGATGTAAAAATGTGCGTGGTGGGAGTGAGCAGAGACTGCTTTGCCCAATCTCTTACCCGGTCCAGACTTGACGGAGTATGCCGGTCCCTCGGAGAGAAGGGGTTTGACATATGCCGCCTGAATACCATCATAGAGCACGAGGACGACACCCTGAAGGCTCTTGACGAAGCCAGAGCCGCCGGCGCCAATTGCGCTGTGGTATATCTGGGCAACTTTGGTCCGGAAGGCCCCGAGACCATATTTGCCCGGGAGTTTGACGGCCCGGTGATGTTTTGCGCCGCTGCCGAGGAGACCTCCGACGGACTGGAGGACCTGAGAGGCGACGCCTTTTGCGGACTGCTGAACGCTTCCTACAATCTGAAGCTGAGAGGCGTCAGGGCCTACATCCCCAAGGAGCCCGTGGGGCTTCCCGGCGAAGTGGCCGATATGATCCTTGGCTTCGTTCCCATAGCCAGAGTGTTGCTGGGCATCAGGGGCCTGAAGATATTCGGCTTTGGCCCCAGGCCTCAGGATTTTTATGCCTGCAACGCGCCTATCGGCCCCCTGTATAAGCTGGGCGTCGAAGTCATGGAAAACAGCGAGCTGGATCTGCTGTATTATTATAACAACGTGTCCACTGCCGAGGCAGACGCCATCGAAAAGGATATGGCAGCGGAGCTGGGAGCAGGCAACAATTATCCGGGCGTGCTGTCACGGCTGGCCAGATTTGAGATAGCTCTGACCAAATTCATGGAAGAGAATCTGGGCACCCGCAGCTTCGGCGTGTTTGCCAACAAATGCTGGCCCTCCTTTGAGGAGTTCTTTGGCTTTGTGCCCTGCTACGTGAATTCCCGGCTGGCTATGCGTGGGATACCCGTAGCCTGCGAAGTGGATATGTTCGGCGCTTTGTCCGAGTATATGTGCCAGCTGGCTACACTGAAGCCTGCCACCATACTGGATATCAACAACACCGTCCCTCCCGATATGGCCGAGGGCAGGGATCTGGCCGGCTGCCGGGCCCGGGATCTGTTTATGGGCTTCCACTGTGGCAACACCTGTTCTTCGTGCATGGAAAACTATTCCATGAAGTATCAGAAGATCATGAAGAACAATCTGGAGCCCGACACGGAGCCCGACATCACCAGAGGGACCATAGAGGGCAAGCTGAAGCCCGGCAAGGTGACCCTGTTCAGACTGCAGGGGGACATCGAAAGCCGTCTCATGAGCTATATAGCCCAGGGCAGCGTGCTGGATATAGAGCCGCGTACCTTTGGCAGCACCGGCGTCATCGCCGTTCCCGGCATGAGCCGCTTCTACAGAAACGTGCTGGTGGAGAAGGGCTATCCTCATCACTCGGCCATAGCCTTTGACCACGCAGCCTCCACCCTGTTCGAGGCAGTAAAGCTGCTGGGAGTCACGGACATCAGCTATCCCAGGGAGTGTCTGTATGCCGGGGAAAACCCGTTTTAA
- a CDS encoding DUF2993 domain-containing protein: MKTLRVLLALLLPAVLCTVLLTGCDPIKSRIEHEIVKAVSERFAPADSYKCRISGKLTDWLKGKVSRVELTGINVRYEGVTYSKLNVAVTNVVYNPVKKKITSCDTGTFTATISEKEVNALADGKITALDTSEIIIGKDSLTVSGKKKMLAVTVKASAEGNVSVKRGCELWFDTQKIDISGMSVKLPGWTKDRISKMINPVYTMDTSANGLYLTGASCSPGAVVVTGRISPDGLMASQ; this comes from the coding sequence ATGAAGACGCTGAGGGTATTATTAGCGCTCTTGCTGCCGGCAGTACTGTGCACCGTTCTGCTCACCGGCTGCGACCCCATCAAGAGCCGCATAGAACACGAGATAGTCAAAGCGGTCAGCGAACGGTTTGCCCCTGCGGACTCGTACAAATGCCGCATTTCCGGCAAGCTGACCGACTGGCTGAAGGGCAAGGTATCCAGAGTGGAGCTCACCGGCATCAACGTCAGATACGAAGGCGTCACCTACAGCAAGCTGAACGTGGCGGTGACCAACGTGGTCTACAACCCGGTCAAGAAGAAGATCACCTCCTGCGACACAGGCACATTTACGGCCACCATATCGGAAAAGGAGGTCAACGCTCTCGCAGACGGCAAGATCACTGCGCTGGACACTTCGGAGATAATCATCGGCAAGGACAGCCTGACCGTATCCGGCAAGAAAAAGATGCTGGCAGTCACGGTCAAGGCCTCTGCAGAAGGGAACGTGAGCGTCAAAAGAGGCTGCGAATTGTGGTTCGACACTCAGAAGATCGATATATCGGGCATGTCCGTCAAGCTGCCCGGCTGGACAAAGGACCGCATCAGCAAGATGATCAATCCCGTGTACACCATGGACACCTCCGCCAACGGCCTGTATCTCACAGGCGCCTCCTGTTCCCCGGGGGCCGTAGTGGTCACAGGCAGGATCAGCCCCGACGGGCTGATGGCATCCCAATAA